Proteins encoded within one genomic window of Scheffersomyces stipitis CBS 6054 chromosome 3, complete sequence:
- the GTA1 gene encoding Glutamyl-tRNA(Gln) amidotransferase subunit A (Glu-ADT subunit A) (Glutamyl-tRNA(Gln) amidotransferase subunit A (Glu-ADT subunit A) (GATA) (bacterial)~go_function amidase activity) codes for MKVQSLGVFVIASLVNGAAISSYSIRSTFDVLAESQALNDTTYNFAQTESAELFPMPECKGITLEEATIDQLQDYMAQGKLSSVDLVQCYLERYFQINDFVNGVLQLNPDMFSIASTLDNERKSGIVRGPLHGIPFLVKDNYATKDKMQTTCGSNALLGSVVPRDAHVVSKLREAGAVLFGHATLSEWADMRSNSYSEGYSAVGGQARCPYNLTLNGGGSSTGSGGSVAANLIMFALGTETDGSIISPAGNNGVVGFKPTVGLTSRAGVIPESEHQDTTGPFARTVRDAVYAFQYMYGVDARDNYTLAQVGKVPEDGDYLKFLSDKTALKGAKFGLPWAKLWSSADPEQVEGLLEAIKLIEEAGATVYNNTDFGNLDVISDDGWNWDFGSVNESEYTIVKVDFFNNIASYLSELENTKIRSLQDIVDYNYANDGTEGGNPGTHPAFESGQDGLLASLEWSGIKNETYYQAIEFVHRTSRDEGIDYALNYTDSGTGENFQLDGLLVPSGHSITYQQAAKAGYPMITIPVNETSVGLPYGLGIMQTAWAEPQLIKYGSAIEDLIQGRTKPKFLDYLAKNIPVV; via the coding sequence ATGAAGGTCCAGTCGCTTGGTGTCTTTGTGATAGCTTCGTTGGTCAACGGTGCAGCCATATCTTCCTACTCCATAAGATCCACTTTTGATGTTCTTGCCGAGTCTCAGGCACTTAATGATACCACATATAACTTCGCACAGACTGAGAGTGCTGAGCTCTTTCCGATGCCTGAATGTAAAGGTATAACCCTCGAGGAAGCTACCATAGACCAGTTGCAAGATTACATGGCGCAGGGGAAGTTATCTTCAGTGGATTTGGTTCAATGCTACTTAGAGAGATACTTCCAGATCAACGACTTTGTCAACGGTGTTCTTCAGTTGAACCCGGACATGTTTTCGATCGCTTCTACTTTGGATAATGAAAGAAAGCTGGGAATTGTCAGGGGACCACTTCACGgaattccttttcttgtcAAGGATAACTATGCTACCAAGGACAAGATGCAAACCACCTGTGGTTCCAATGCCTTGTTGGGTTCAGTTGTTCCCAGAGATGCCCATGTGGTATCCAAGCTCAGAGAAGCCGGGGCTGTTCTCTTTGGTCATGCTACCCTTTCTGAATGGGCAGATATGAGATCAAACTCTTACAGTGAAGGTTACTCAGCTGTTGGTGGACAAGCTAGATGTCCGTACAATCTCACTCTTAATGGAGGAGGAAGTTCTACTGGCTCCGGAGGATCTGTTGCCGCCAACTTGATTATGTTTGCCCTAGGTACTGAAACTGACGGTAGTATCATCTCTCCGGCCGGTAATAATGGAGTAGTTGGCTTCAAGCCTACTGTTGGACTCACTTCAAGAGCTGGTGTAATTCCAGAATCTGAACATCAAGATACTACAGGTCCATTTGCTAGAACTGTAAGAGATGCTGTATACGCTTTCCAGTATATGTATGGAGTTGACGCCAGAGACAACTACACTTTGGcacaagttggaaaagttcCTGAAGACGGtgactacttgaagttcttgagtGACAAAACTGCTTTGAAGGGAGCCAAATTTGGTTTGCCATGGGCTAAACTCTGGTCGTCAGcagatccagaacaagTGGAAGGTTTGTTGGAGgcaatcaagttgattgaagaagctggCGCAACTGTTTACAACAACACCGACTTTGGTAACTTGGACGTCATTTCCGACGATGGCTGGAACTGGGATTTCGGAAGTGTTAACGAGTCTGAGTACACCATTGTCAAggttgatttcttcaacaatattGCAAGCTATCTTTCGGAGCTTGAGAATACCAAGATCAGGTCACTTCAAGATATTGTAGACTACAACTACGCTAATGACGGAACTGAAGGTGGTAATCCTGGGACGCATCCTGCTTTTGAATCTGGCCAAGATGGGTTATTGGCTTCATTGGAATGGAGTGGAATCAAGAATGAGACCTATTACCAGGCCATTGAGTTTGTTCACCGCACTTCCAGAGACGAGGGTATTGACTACGCTTTAAACTACACTGATTCTGGAACAGGGGAGAACTTTCAATTGGACGGTTTGCTTGTGCCATCGGGCCACTCTATCACATATCAGCAAGCAGCCAAGGCGGGATACCCAATGATAACCATTCCTGTGAATGAGACCAGTGTTGGATTGCCTTACGGTTTGGGAATTATGCAGACAGCGTGGGCAGAACCACAATTGATCAAGTATGGCTCGGCCATAGAGGACCTCATCCAAGGTAGAACCAAGCCTAAATTCTTGGATTATTTAGCTAAGAATATCCCAGTAGTATGa
- a CDS encoding predicted protein: MSVGTEIKREAEENVEQPEAKKKRISNDDLFRRSTQFEIWSYTQESLDKTKRAANAAGAKIATQKFNETFETIEKEQPEVFQTHNETLNKDKLLTLLSFEEEAKYLNYYTQNIIPIAKFFKMPTQVKLTAVSFFRKFYLSNSVMQYHPKNIMYTSVFLAAKSENYFISIDSFIKALKDTEAKDILDLEFIILQSLQFTLLVHHAFRPLYGFFLDFQAVLLHPSPLMYDVSVNTLGSLYDKAKTWLNDNVVLSEVAFLFTPPQIALAAMYEVDKRITDRYLKRKFLKEHHELDAIKEEDSGVKKEDSEVIEKIESTESVENGEDKKDGENETANEHKEKSTVESQREQYETLVRTIRKCIKIAKQVQTSSREEVKEIDRKCFYALNPKRLIEKQVKKVTKEATTS; the protein is encoded by the coding sequence ATGTCTGTAGGCACAGAAATAAAAAGGGAAGCCGAGGAGAATGTAGAACAACCGGAAGCCAAAAAGAAACGGATTTCCAATGACGATTTGTTCAGAAGATCCACCCAATTTGAGATCTGGTCATATACTCAAGAATCTCTAGACAAGACCAAGCGGGCTGCCAATGCTGCTGGAGCCAAGATAGCGACACAGAAGTTCAACGAAACATTTGAAACAATCGAAAAGGAACAGCCTGAAGTTTTTCAGACACATAACGAGACTTTGAATAAAGATAAGTTGCTTACATTGCTCAGTTTCGAAGAGGAAGCAAAGTACTTGAATTACTACACGCAGAATATTATCCCCATAgccaaattcttcaagatgcCCACCCAGGTGAAATTGACGGCAGTGTCGTTCTTCAGAAAGTTCTATCTTTCCAATTCGGTCATGCAATACCATCCCAAGAATATCATGTATACGAGTGTATTCCTAGCAGCAAAGTCAGAAAACTATTTCATCTCTATAGATTCATTCATCAAAGCGTTGAAAGATACTGAAGCTAAAGACATTTTAGATCTTGAATTTATCATCTTGCAGAGCTTACAGTTTACATTGCTTGTGCACCACGCCTTTCGTCCATTGTACggattctttcttgatttccaaGCTGTGCTATTGCACCCATCCCCATTGATGTATGACGTATCGGTCAACACGTTAGGAAGCTTATACGATAAAGCAAAGACATGGCTAAACGACAATGTGGTGCTTAGCGAGGTCGCATTCTTATTTACTCCACCACAGATAGCTCTTGCTGCCATGTATGAAGTAGATAAAAGAATCACAGATAGatacttgaagagaaagttcttgaaggaacaCCACGAACTTGATGctatcaaagaagaagattctggagttaagaaagaagattcggAAGTAATTGAGAAGATTGAAAGTACCGAAAGTGTAGAAAACGGcgaagacaagaaggatGGAGAAAACGAAACAGCTAATGAGCACAAAGAAAAGTCTACAGTGGAGAGTCAAAGAGAGCAGTATGAGACTTTAGTGAGGACAATCAGAAAGTGTATCAAGATAGCGAAACAGGTTCAGACATCCTCTCGTGAAGAAGTGAAGGAGATTGACCGTAAATGCTTCTATGCTTTGAACCCTAAGAGATTGATAGAGAAACAGGTGAAAAAGGTCACCAAAGAAGCCACCACTTCATAG
- the YOD1 gene encoding aminotransferase (Adenosylmethionine--8-amino-7-oxononanoate aminotransferase.~go_function transaminase activity) yields MTVEDQKSYIFQAKIDEQVPVVLKGEGTKITVEKDGETRELLDGVTGAAVGALGWGDPDVLEMINEAAKVTSYSYPAFIGNKYSEALAKFYIDNSPKGAFAAAQWCGSGSESNENALKIIRQYHMEKGNMKKIKFISRKTSYHGFTTGAMSISDNAKAAAFSDILLPKEQFLKMDVCYPYRHQKKTETTEAYVQRLLANLEDIITGEDPETVAAVIVETLPGSSLGTSPPPPGYLNGIRKLCNKYDIVMMLDEVMCGTGRVSPNGGLNCWENFLTAEEGPDIQTVGKTLGSGYVTIAGILISPKIRNVFLAGSGRIAGAHTYSGHGFNCLVALKIQEKIKALGLTKNIFEMGNHMGAKLQESLAESPIVGDVRGLGGFWSIEFVKNKDTKESFPMPLNVTRLVQDKCFDNGLTVMGNQGCNGGVGDHICIAPHFIVSEDEIETIVSVVTKSVGEIVDELKETGEL; encoded by the coding sequence ATGACCGTTGAAGACCAAAAATCTTACATTTTCCAAGCCAAGAttgatgaacaagttcCAGTCGTTCTCAAAGGGGAAGGCACAAAAATCACAGTTGAAAAAGATGGTGAAACTAGAGAATTGCTTGATGGTGTCACCGGCGCAGCTGTAGGTGCCTTGGGTTGGGGAGACCCTGATGTATTGGAAATGATCAATGAAGCTGCCAAGGTCACTTCCTATTCGTACCCTGCTTTCATTGGAAATAAGTACAGTGAAGCTCTTGCCAAGTTCTACATTGACAATTCTCCCAAGGGCGCTTTCGCTGCTGCCCAGTGGTGCGGTTCTGGATCCGAGTCGAACGAGAATGCCCTCAAGATCATCAGACAGTACCACATGGAAAAGGGAaacatgaagaagatcaagttcATCTCAAGAAAGACTTCGTACCATGGTTTTACTACTGGCGCTATGTCTATTTCCGACAATGCCAAGGCAGCTGCTTTTTCTGATATCTTGTTACCCAAGGAacagttcttgaagatggaTGTTTGTTACCCATATAGACATCAAAAGAAGACGGAAACAACTGAAGCGTACGTGCAAAGACTTCTTGCTAATTTGGAAGATATCATCACCGGAGAAGATCCTGAAACAGTAGCTGCGgtcattgttgaaacaTTGCCAGGTAGTTCTTTAGGAACCTCGCCTCCTCCTCCAGGTTACTTGAATGGCATCAGAAAGTTGTGTAACAAATACGATATCGTAATGATGTTAGATGAAGTTATGTGTGGAACTGGTAGAGTTTCACCAAACGGAGGATTGAACTGTTGggaaaacttcttgactGCCGAAGAAGGTCCAGACATCCAAACTGTAGGAAAAACTTTGGGATCTGGATATGTTACCATTGCCGGTATTTTAATTTCTCCTAAGATCAGAAATGTGTTTCTTGCTGGTTCAGGACGCATTGCAGGTGCCCACACATATTCTGGCCACGGTTTCAACTGTTTGGTTGCCTTAAAGATTCAAGAGAAAATCAAAGCTCTTGGATTGACAAAGAACATCTTTGAAATGGGTAACCACATGGGTGCAAAGCTCCAGGAGAGTTTGGCAGAACTGCCAATTGTAGGTGACGTTCGTGGACTTGGAGGATTCTGGTCCATtgagtttgtcaagaatAAGGACACCAAAGAGAGTTTCCCCATGCCACTCAATGTCACCCGTCTTGTTCAGGATAAGTGCTTTGATAACGGATTGACTGTCATGGGTAACCAGGGATGCAATGGAGGGGTTGGAGATCACATCTGCATCGCACCTCACTTCATAGTATCTGAGGACGAGATTGAAACCATAGTTTCGGTTGTCACCAAGTCTGTAGGggaaattgttgatgagttgaaggaaacaGGCGAATTGTAG
- a CDS encoding regulatory protein (go_function DNA binding; transcription factor activity~go_process regulation of transcription, DNA-dependent): MNDSPIMRRCKDDWVNATQILKCCNFPKAKRTKILEKGVQQGLHEKVQGGFGRFQGTWIPLPDAQRLATMYGVTADAAPVLFLNLEDPNLVIPQKVKPQPKEPSSSKRKYTKKAKKPEDNKKLKTDENAPQMSTFTQQPPQPPQQDYIHINGNVSGNGMSNIPNFTPHNQAVQNEFQNYQMQFQRMQQQQQQQQQQQQQHQQHQVKFYPNQPNPNGANGYSQTPLAAQMMGNFQHSSKPSSNENWSQDELGNTQKDSDTSVSTNEDPKHIQNGMNDSMTADITQSPKSSQEENTYSAQLLKFFSEDNAQIPYFIHNPPYNFNINEAIDDEGHTPLHWAASIGNYQMIHLLLSKGASPLVVNSFGLNPLSKLISFNNCSELKNFPKVLDDLELCLINTDINGRTPLHYLCQYSKVKSKYESLRYYMNIILNKLTAMSNYNPSKQIDLLKNVLDHQDVNGDTCLHLAVRFSSAKLAKLLLQISALPTQYPAAGLNYSAPAVKHESEGQYQVLATPMQTVANGIETPDTQRTMIQDDDMDEDDTTTERVDKNHIEHLIKGEDNKENIFVDGKGYNAVSTPISKPHQNASASTHQPLAVISERTVESTPIHDKKFQLSTIHQTYKPQPPRLDENGKIVEEKVKNKLEENVDMKLSMLDLSSMITGMINSLSDSYNHEFQQYEGKINELEEQLKSKQNANDESTQYFTKMLNRVGIEQFSNVEEGKQKLTDAIDLHEEEIRTKEQSLIRVLERNQAYQLATLVEKQEIDLMVNQDKGESVEDELELIDQNKIDYAVELTKMQIKRNKLVSKLTQGIKTFGIDSKMYKYRKLISLSCGLKVEDIDSLIDGIEESLVENMS, from the exons ATGAACGACTCGCCCATCATGCGTCGTTGCAAGGACGACTGGGTCAATGCTACCCAGATTCTTAAGTGCTGCAACTTCCCCAAAGCgaaaagaaccaaaatcttggagaaaGGCGTCCAACAGGGTCTTCACGAAAAGGTCCAAGGTGGGTTTGGTCGTTTCCAAGGAACGTGGATTCCTTTGCCTGATGCCCAAAGATTAGCTACCATGTATGGAGTAACAGCTGACGCAGCACCGGTCctctttctcaacttggaagaccCCAATTTGGTAATCCCCCAGAAGGTCAAGCCACAGCCAAAAGAACCATCGCTGCTGAAGCGGAAATATACCAAAAAGGCAAAAAAGCCggaagacaacaagaagttgaaaacCGACGAAAACG CCCCACAAATGCTGACATTCACTCAACAACCACCACAACCACCTCAACAAGACTATATCCACATTAATGGGAACGTGAGCGGAAACGGTATGTCCAATATTCCGAATTTCACTCCACATAACCAGGCAGTCCAGAACGAATTCCAGAACTACCAGATGCAATTCCAGAGAatgcaacagcaacagcaacagcaacagcagcaacaacaacaacaccaacagCACCAAGTAAAGTTTTATCCAAATCAACCAAATCCAAATGGAGCTAATGGGTACTCCCAAACCCCGTTGGCTGCACAAATGATGGGCAATTTCCAACACAGTAGTAAGCCTCTGTCTAATGAAAATTGGTCTCAGGACGAACTAGGAAACACCCAAAAAGACAGCGACACATCTGTATCGACAAATGAGGATCCCAAACACATCCAGAACGGGATGAACGACTCAATGACAGCTGATATCACTCAAAGTCCAAAACTGAGCCAGGAAGAGAATACTTATTCGGCtcagttgttgaagtttttCAGTGAAGATAATGCGCAGATTCCATATTTCATCCACAATCCACCatacaacttcaacattAACGAAGCCATAGACGACGAGGGGCATACGCCTTTGCACTGGGCTGCATCTATAGGCAATTATCAGATGATCCATCTTCTACTCAGTAAAGGAGCCAGTCCATTGGTAGTAAACAGCTTTGGATTGAACCCCTTATCGAAGTTGATttcgttcaacaactgtTCGGAACTCAAAAACTTCCCTAAAGTGCTAGACGATTTGGAATTGTGTTTGATCAATACGGACATTAATGGTCGTACACCTTTGCACTACTTGTGCCAGTATTCTAAGGTGAAGTCCAAGTACGAAAGTTTGCGCTACTACATGAACATTATCTTAAACAAGTTGACAGCGATGTCTAACTACAACCCCAGTAAACAGATAGActtattgaaaaatgttCTAGACCATCAGGACGTTAATGGTGACACCTGTTTGCATTTGGCTGTACGATTCTCCAGTGCCAAACTTGCAAAGTTGTTATTGCA GATT CTGGCTCTACCAACGCAGTATCCAGCTGCTGGACTAAACTACCTGGCTCCAGCCGTTAAACACGAGTCTGAGGGTCAATACCAGGTATTGGCGACACCTATGCAAACTGTAGCGAACGGTATAGAAACTCCAGACACTCAGCGTACAATGATTCAAGATGATGACATGGACGAGGACGATACCACCACTGAACGAGTGGACAAGAATCACATTGAACATTTAATCAAAGGAGAGGACAATAAGGAGAATATCTTCGTAGATGGCAAAGGCTATAATGCTGTGTCTACGCCTATTCTGAAGCCTCACCAAAACGCTTCAGCATCTACTCACCAACCGTTAGCTGTGATATCAGAAAGAACAGTAGAAAGTACTCCTATTCATGACAAAAAGTTTCAACTTTCGACTATTCATCAGACATACAAGCCACAGCCTCCCAGGTTGGATGAAAACGGAAAGATCGTCGAAGAAAAGGTGAAGAATAAACtcgaagaaaatgttgaTATGAAGTTGCTGATGCTCGACTTGTCTTCAATGATCACTGGTATGATCAACTCCTTATCTGACTCGTACAATCATGAATTTCAGCAATACGAGGGAAAGATAAATGAGCtagaagaacaattgaagagtaAGCAGAACGCCAATGACGAATCTACTCAGTACTTTACCAAAATGTTGAACCgagttggaattgaacaatttagcaatgtagaagaaggaaagCAGAAGTTGACAGATGCCATCGATTTGcacgaagaagaaattcgCACAAAGGAACAATCGTTAATTAGggttttggaaagaaaccAGGCCTACCAACTAGCAACCCTTGTTGAAAAGCAAGAGATTGACTTGATGGTAAATCAGGATAAGGGCGAATCTGTAGAAGACGAGCTTGAGCTCATAGACCAGAACAAGATCGACTACGCTGTAGAGCTTACCAAGATGCAAATCAAACGCAATAAATTGGTAAGCAAATTGACTCAAGGAATAAAGACGTTTGGCATTGATTCGAAAATGTACAAATACAGAAAATTGATTAGCTTAAGTTGTGGTTTGAAGGTGGAAGACATTGACAGTTTGATAGATGGCATTGAAGAATCGTTGGTGGAGAATATGTCGTGA
- the UGA22 gene encoding succinate-semialdehyde dehydrogenase NADP+ dependent (succinate-semialdehyde dehydrogenase similar to NADP-dependent glyceraldehyde-3-phosphate dehydrogenase (GAPN)~go_function oxidoreductase activity~go_process metabolism), whose translation MLKVFTRSASSKQVLTQFKNKELLKFKGYVNGKWLESNDKATFKVYNPAQKDGQSDEIAEVYSFSPEEYGTAIEAAQTSFNSFKKTTGRYRSDLLLKLYDLMLKYEDDLATLIVLENGKPYADALGEVRYAASFFQWFAEAAPHVTGDVIQSANASARILTMKQPIGVCGILTPWNFPSAMITRKLGAAIAVGCTSVIKPASETPLSALSLAYLAHEAGFPPGVVNVLPTSETSMVGKYICEHPLIKKVSFTGSTNVGKLLMNQSSSTLKKLTFELGGNAPFIVFEGSDIDKAVDGAIKAKFRSSGQTCVCANRIYVHESIYDDFAAKFVEKVQQETILGNGLDENVTHGPVIHDRSLAKVEHHVTDALDKGAKLLLGGKARPDIGDYFHELTILGDVTEDMAIASEETFGPVAPLFKFKTEQEVLERANSADVGLAGYFYSPDISQVFRVAEELEVGMIGVNTGSISEAALPFGGVKESGFGREGSKYGLSDYLVVKSVVVGV comes from the coding sequence ATGCTTAAGGTATTCACCCGACTGGCTCTGTCGAAGCAGGTGTTAACtcaattcaagaataagGAATTGCTCAAGTTCAAAGGATATGTGAATGGAAAATGGCTAGAAAGTAACGACAAAGCTACTTTCAAGGTATACAACCCAGCCCAAAAAGATGGCCAATCTGACGAAATTGCTGAAGTTTACTCTTTCTCTCCAGAAGAGTACGGTACAGCAATTGAGGCTGCCCAGACATcgttcaattccttcaagaagactACAGGAAGGTACCGTTCAGATTtacttttgaagttgtacgATTTGATGCTCAAGTACGAAGACGACCTAGCAACTCTCAtagttcttgaaaatggaaagCCGTATGCTGATGCTCTTGGAGAGGTCCGATATGCTGCTTCGTTTTTCCAATGGTTTGCCGAAGCTGCACCGCATGTCACAGGAGATGTAATTCAATCAGCCAATGCCTCTGCTAGGATACTTACAATGAAACAGCCTATTGGTGTGTGCGGAATTCTTACACCTTGGAACTTTCCCTCTGCAATGATAACAAGAAAACTCGGAGCTGCAATTGCTGTAGGATGTACTAGTGTGATCAAGCCAGCTTCTGAAACCCCATTGTCTGCTTTGCTGCTTGCCTACTTAGCCCATGAAGCCGGCTTTCCTCCAGGTGTAGTGAATGTCTTGCCTACTCTGGAAACTTCAATGGTAGGAAAATATATCTGTGAGCATCCTTTGATCAAAAAGGTCTCCTTTACAGGTTCCACGAATGTCGGTAAGCTCTTGATGAATCAGCTGTCGTCGACACTTAAGAAATTGACATTTGAGTTGGGAGGAAACGCGCCATTTATTGTCTTTGAAGGCAGCGACATAGACAAGGCAGTGGATGGCGCAATCAAGGCTAAGTTCAGATCCAGTGGACAAACCTGCGTTTGTGCCAATCGTATCTACGTCCACGAATCGATATATGAcgatttcgcagccaaatttgtagaaaagGTTCAGCAAGAAACCATTCTTGGCAATGGCTTGGATGAAAATGTAACTCATGGTCCCGTTATCCACGACAGATCTCTTGCCAAAGTCGAGCACCACGTAACAGATGCATTGGATAAAGGTGCaaagcttcttcttggaggGAAAGCCCGCCCTGACATAGGTGACTACTTTCACGAGTTAACTATCTTGGGAGATGTCACTGAAGATATGGCCATTGCTTCTGAAGAGACATTTGGACCAGTCGCTccattgttcaagtttAAGACAGAACaggaagttcttgaacgtGCAAATAGTGCCGATGTAGGATTAGCAGGCTACTTCTACTCACCAGACATAAGCCAAGTCTTCAGAGTCgcagaagaacttgaagtgGGAATGATTGGTGTCAACACtggttcaatttcagaGGCAGCCTTGCCATTTGGAGGTGTTAAGGAGTCCGGTTTCGGTAGAGAAGGTTCCAAATACGGCTTGAGCGACTACTTAGTCGTCAAGAGTGTAGTTGTAGGAGTTTGA
- a CDS encoding predicted protein — protein sequence MARQPYKRQKVAVLETGAPPLIPPTKYEPAPASLRNFPSSIVNGVTAEGGLFSLTFKSVTCATLVENYDLMRRAIFPPEKVELSRIIDHKVDYKDILNNLKTEVEAEKVMTDTDVTPVDELQRQLQVILENDSNLSEFGEKLKQEYEARNPTKVLAFSDKEYTSLTLEIPEVKVDSIDDVKNPHLISQSEKEEPQPGTEKVPIESIPQKETQPVEIVAKADSATEPIVSAVTETVFETATGSLGAEAVSTEAQLVAQETQAVSEAVGNPTTEPEAVQTLHF from the coding sequence ATGGCCAGACAACCATACAAGAGACAGAAGGTTGCCGTTTTGGAGACCGGAGCACCTCCTTTAATTCCACCCACGAAATATGAACCAGCACCTGCATCTTTGAGAAACTTTCCATCTTCTATAGTCAATGGAGTTACTGCCGAGGGTGGTTTGTTTTCGTTGACTTTCAAGTCTGTCACATGTGCCACATTGGTGGAAAACTATGATTTGATGCGTAGGGCTATTTTCCCCCCTGAAAAAGTCGAGCTTTCCCGCATAATCGACCATAAGGTAGATTACAAAgatatcttgaacaatttaAAAACTGAAGTTGAGGCAGAGAAGGTCATGACGGATACCGATGTTACCCCAGTAGATGAGTTGCAGAGACAATTACAGGTCATATTGGAAAATGACCTGAATTTATCTGAATTtggtgaaaagttgaagcaAGAGTATGAGGCTAGAAACCCCACCAAAGTACTTGCTTTCAGTGACAAAGAATATACTAGCTTGACTTTGGAAATTCCTGAGGTTAAGGTTGATAGTATTGATGACGTCAAGAACCCACATCTCATTAGTCAAtcagaaaaggaagaaccACAGCCAGGAACTGAAAAAGTTCCAATAGAACTGATACCACAAAAGGAAACGCAACCAGTAGAAATAGTGGCTAAAGCCGACTCAGCAACTGAGCCAATAGTGCTGGCAGTAACTGAAACAGTATTTGAAACAGCAACAGGATCTTTAGGTGCGGAAGCAGTTTCAACAGAAGCTCAACTAGTAGCTCAAGAGACTCAAGCTGTGTCAGAAGCTGTAGGGAATCCAACAACAGAGCCAGAAGCAGTTCAAACTCttcatttttga